In a single window of the Manis pentadactyla isolate mManPen7 chromosome 14, mManPen7.hap1, whole genome shotgun sequence genome:
- the LOC130680661 gene encoding uncharacterized protein LOC130680661, translating to MKAFSVSHPKPLLFSESREGLGGLSPVRLIGGDIKCNLCTSRCTGSEGKSPGAAGRAAGLQSGPSGGSCHEQQKQRLWGVGQCQTFSPESWRRSRSHELTSGDSGSVAAMNQGKALPQSRPSGLGPTVCNSRWASPTALRSQRAGPSHWISFCYRTRGAVRTGLSVLKTDSGSGRLQSFSSVLLGHFMPISKSRDGCKVYKVAEKFKSREDDVRNGLVSSYCTSVSCPFFTLSLRHQVLTRRTESKTMS from the exons ATGAAAGCCTTCTCAGTTTCCCACCCTAAGCCTCTTCTTTTCTCTGAGTCCCGGGAGGGTCTGGGAGGGCTGTCTCCCGTCAGGTTAATTGGGGGTGACATTAAATGTAATCTCTGCACCAGCCGCTGTACTGGCTCAGAGGGGAAGAGCCCTGGGGCGGCAGGCAGAGCCGCCGGGCTCCAGTCTGGCCCGAGTGGAGGCTCTTGTCATGAACAACAGAAGCAAAGGCTGTGGGGGGTTGGGCAGTGTCAGACCTTTTCTCCTGAAAGCTGGAGGAGGTCACGCAGCCACGAGTTGACAAGCGGTGATTCTGGCTCCGTAGCAGCCATGAACCAAGGGAAGGCTCTTCCTCAGTCACGTCCATCAGGGCTGGGCCCGACTGTCTGTAACTCACGCTGGGCATCGCCCACAGCGCTGCGTTCCCAGAGGGCCGGGCCTTCACACTGGATCTCTTTTTGTTACAGGACAAGAGGGGCTGTGCGTACTGGACTCAGTGTCCTGAAGACAGATTCAGG AAGTGGTCGACTTCAGTCCTTCTCTTCGGTACTCTTAGGGCACTTCATGCCAATCAGCAAGTCACGGGATGGCTGTAAGGTATACAAGGTGGCTGAAAAGTTTAAGTCTAGAGAAGATGATGTTCGCAATGGCTTGGTGAGCAGCtactgtacctcagtttcctgccCCTTCTTCACCCTTTCCCTGCGACACCAGGTCCTCACTAGGCGAACCGAATCAAAGACGATGAGCTAG